A region from the Triticum aestivum cultivar Chinese Spring chromosome 3D, IWGSC CS RefSeq v2.1, whole genome shotgun sequence genome encodes:
- the LOC123079892 gene encoding sister chromatid cohesion protein PDS5 homolog A-B isoform X3 gives MSGSPGQVVSEVGKRLAQPRLGKDALVKLLKQAESALSELSQSSSLHDALRPLSKSLVQNTLLSHKDKDVRLLVAVCFIEVMRILAPDPPFTDEIFKEIFRLFISEFSRLADIGSPYLTRRMKILENVAALRCSVIMVDTGCQDLVLDMAKIFFSAAKQGLQQCVHQAMLSIMTQILNEKVTQPLLDVIFRNLVKEDKGGAHKLAVDIIQNCAEKLEHIVRIFLTSCILSKDAPVNEHRKLHHKIILEIFQCAPQMLFAVIPCLTHELLSDQVDIRLEAVHLIGKLLVFSNLRFGQENQILFTEFLKRFSDKSAEVRIAAIDAAKACYIAASSGNVAQKVLSKTTTFICGYYMRITMCKHPFHVDILFLLAESLEGRLLDFDDKVRIRAVYAVCDLAKSNLSSFPSELILQAAERLRDKKISVRKNVMHKLVELYRDYCEKCSKGTAAINTHYEQIPAKLIVLCFDKDCESFRPHNMGLIFAEELFPSPLSPKERAMHWVEFFSYFKSQHVKALHAIFSQKRRLQLELQAYLSLRAKKEESSDEIQKKICASLRKMSASFTDISKVEDCFEILHQMKDNNIFKDLTEISKEGTTFATVRSIRDSFLKRIGNKHQIYSFCKELSTKLSHSLFNWEMICAILEVLFSCRNELTHYAESACDLLLLVAMVFPSLFRGSEEYLLKLFSEDSVLINEKSLQMLAYLAKSPCKLSINFSSDVYLLLEQKCIEGTRAESKYAISAIASLIQSPDDKKFAKLCKKVVGGLHDNHNIPTLLQSLGLILEYSPSMYTSYDDQFINFVQRVFVSPEFVSTPELSPSNENSACSFSCKLKIYCLKALVKSCLPTTTARDRIENFFKMLLDIIREEFTPITICENDKPYLRLAAGKSVLRLATRWDSLISPELFRTALLMARDSSYIVRKSFIHKLFGLLKKHAIPVRYACAFALASTDCCGDVRTESLRYLTEVVKEQRGVSVHQNKTSNDSIVEHPAYAVLFLIHTLAYDEEFRFNFCEKETGSAEFWSPLIVMLRELVEIEDLSQTKHGSATSSVSILLGIFRAVQKAEDVIDSDITHKLHILSKIGLLMIKELDKHCKTSDSPRHILLPSSYYRLSRSERKADECCQLDLITDTFVKRILKAHEPYNQQEDTTCSTITERVSKESAPKRQTRSSSNKPLFGQFVSGHEQGKTKKSSVQAKDVPKKNYLDILEKDNVSSCGSAGTKLSSPGSLGLTNEADSRDLKTISSKDTMSTEDFPDCHLRDCSELDEDVGDCDGNFVKRPFSSNKTVAALKKKSKRALDLRNAKNSAGSAADTIDNVRRTRSRKAQT, from the exons atGTCTGGCTCGCCGGGGCAAGTCGTGAGCGAGGTCGGGAAGCGCCTCGCGCAGCCGCGCCTCGGCAAGGACGCCCTCGTCAAGCTCCTCAAG CAAGCTGAAAGTGCTTTATCAGAGTTGAGTCAGTCCTCCTCTCTGCATGATGCTCTACGTCCTTTGAGTAAATCACTGGTCCAGAACACTTTACTTAGCCACAAGGACAAGGATGTCAGACTTCTTGTTGCTGTCTGCTTCATTGAAGTTATGCGAATCCTTGCACCTGATCCACCTTTTACTGACGAAATATTTAAG GAAATATTTAGGCTCTTCATCAGCGAATTTTCACGGCTTGCAGACATTGGAAGTCCATATCTTACGAGAAGGATGAAAATACTGGAGAATGTTGCTGCGCTTAGATGCTCTGTAATTATGGTTGACACTGGTTGTCAGGACTTGGTTCTTGATATGGCCAAAATATTCTTCTCGGCAGCAAA GCAAGGTCTTCAGCAATGTGTGCACCAGGCTATGCTATCAATAATGACACAGATATTAAATGAAAAAGTTACTCAGCCTCTTCTGGATGTGATTTTCCGCAATTTAGTAAAAGAGGACAAG GGAGGAGCCCACAAGCTTGCCGTTGACATCATTCAAAACTGTGCTGAGAAATTGGAGCACATAGTTCGAATTTTTTTGACATCATGCATTTTGAGCAAGGATGCACCGGTTAATGAACACAGGAAGCTGCATCATAAAATTATTCTGGAAATATTCCAGTGCGCACCCCAGATGCTTTTTGCTGTTATTCCATGCTTAACTCATGAGCTCCTG AGTGACCAGGTTGATATCCGACTGGAGGCAGTGCACCTGATTGGGAAGCTTCTTGTCTTCTCTAATCTTCGCTTTGGTCAAGAAAACCAGATATTATTTACTGAATTCTTGAAGAGATTCTCTGACAAATCTGCAGAAGTAAGAATTGCTGCAATTGATGCAGCAAAAGCATGCTACATTGCTGCATCATCTGGAAATGTAGCACAGAAAGTTCTCAGTAAGACTACTACTTTTATCTGTGGTTACTATATGCGCATTACCATGTGTAAGCATCCTTTTCATGTGGATATTTTGTTCCTTTTGGCAGAATCTCTTGAAGGAAGGTTATTGGATTTTGATGACAAAGTGAGGATCAGAGCTGTTTATGCAGTTTGTGATTTAGCCAAATCAAATCTAAGCTCATTTCCTTCTGAGTTGATATTACAAGCAGCAGAGAGGCTACGTGACAAAAAG ATATCTGTCAGAAAGAATGTAATGCATAAGTTGGTGGAGCTGTATCGAGATTACTGTGAGAAATGCTCCAAAGGAACCGCGGCAATTAATACTCACTATGAACAAATCCCAGCTAAACTTATTGTTCTCTGTTTTGACAAAGATTGTGAATCTTTCAG GCCACACAATATGGGGCTTATTTTTGCTGAAGAACTCTTTCCATCACCACTTTCTCCAAAAGAAAGAGCAATGCATTGGGTTGAGTTTTTTTCTTATTTCAAATCACAACATGTTAAGGCTTTGCATGCCATCTTTTCTCAGAAAAGAAG GTTGCAACTGGAGTTGCAAGCATATTTATCACTTCGAGCAAAGAAG GAAGAATCTTCAGATGAAATACAGAAGAAAATTTGTGCGTCATTAAGGAAGATGTCCGCTTCCTTTACAGATATCTCTAAAGTTGAAGACTGCTTTGAGATTTTGCACCAGATGAAGGATAATAACATATTTAAGGATTTGACTGAAATAAGCAAAGAGGGCACTACTTTTGCAACAGTTCGATCAATCAGA GATTCATTTCTCAAGAGAATTGGTAACAAACACCAAATTTACAGCTTCTGCAAAGAACTGTCTACAAAACTCTCGCATTCACTATTTAATTGGGAGATGATTTGTGCCATTTTGGAGGTTCTTTTCTCCTGCAGAAATGAATTAACCCATTATGCAGAGTCCGCATGTGATCTTTTACTG CTAGTTGCAATGGTGTTTCCATCATTATTCAGAGGCTCAGAGGAGTACTTGCTAAAGTTGTTCTCCGAAGACTCAGTCCTGATAAATGAGAAGAGTCTCCAAATGTTGGCATATTTGGCAAAATCACCGTGTAAATTATCTATTAATTTCAG TAGTGATGTCTACCTCTTACTGGAGCAAAAGTGTATTGAAGGAACACGTGCTGAATCGAAATATGCCATTTCTGCAATTGCTTCACTGATCCAGTCTCCAGATGACAAGAAATTTGCCAAATTATGTAAG AAAGTTGTTGGTGGTCTACATGATAACCATAATATCCCAACTCTATTACAGTCGTTGGGCTTAATATTGGAGTATtctccttccatgtatacatcatatgacgaCCAATTTATCAATTTTGTTCAACGTGTTTTTGTCTCACCTGAG TTTGTTTCAACTCCGGAACTGTCACCCTCCAATGAAAATTCTGCATGCAGTTTCTCTTGCAAACTGAAG ATTTATTGTCTCAAAGCACTTGTCAAAAGTTGTTTACCAACAACTACTGCCCGTGATCGAATAGAGAATTTCTTTAAGATGCTGTTGGATATAATTCGCGAAGAATTCACGCCCATTACTATATG TGAAAATGATAAGCCATATCTTAGACTGGCTGCTGGGAAATCTGTACTACGACTAGCTACAAGATGGGATTCACTCATTTCTCCAGAATTATTTCGCACTGCCCTTCTCATGGCAAGG GATTCTTCATATATTGTTCGCAAGTCATTCATTCACAAACTTTTTGGCCTTTTGAAGAAGCATGCAATACCTGTTAGATATGCATGTGCTTTTGCATTGGCATCAACTGATTGCTGTGGAGATGTTCGTACTGAA TCGCTTAGGTACTTAACTGAAGTGGTAAAAGAGCAAAGAGGAGTTTCTGTTCATCAGAACAAAACCAGCAATGACTCGATTGTAGAACACCCAGCATATGCTGTCCTTTTCTTGATCCATACGCTTGCATATGATGAGGAGTTTCGTTTTAACTTTTGTGAAAAGGAGACTGGCTCGGCTGAGTTTTGGAG CCCACTTATTGTGATGTTGAGAGAGCTAGTTGAAATAGAGGATCTAAGCCAAACCAAGCATGGCTCCGCCACAAGCTCTGTATCCATTCTTTTGGGCATCTTTCGTGCTGTTCAAAAGGCTGAGGATGTGATTGATTCTGACATCACTCAT AAACTGCACATTCTCTCAAAAATTGGTTTGCTTATGATAAAAGAACTTGATAAGCATTGCAAGACATCAGATTCTCCACGCCATATTCTCCTGCCCTCATCTTATTATAGGTTGTCTCGGAGTGAGAGAAAAGCGGAT GAATGCTGCCAACTAGATTTAATTACTGATACTTTTGTGAAGAGAATTCTAAAAGCTCATGAACCTTATAACCAACAG GAGGATACTACATGCTCTACTATTACTGAGAGGGTATCTAAAGAATCTGCTCCTAAAAGGCAAACTCGTTCCTCATCAAACAAACCATTATTTGGACAGTTTGTAAGTGGTCATGAGCAAGGGAAAACGAAGAAAAGTTCAGTCCAGGCGAAAGATGTCCCCAAGAAAAATTACCTGGATATCTTGGAAAAAGACAACGTGTCATCTTGTGGTTCCGCCGGCACAAAGCTGTCATCTCCAGGGTCTTTGGGTTTGACTAATGAAGCTGATTCTAGAGATCTGAAGACGATATCTTCAAAGGACACCATGTCAACAGAG gACTTTCCTGACTGTCATCTCAGAGATTG CAGTGAACTAGACGAAGATGTTGGTGATTGTGATGGTAATTTTGTGAAGCGTCCTTTCTCCAGCAACAAAACAG TGGCTGCCCTCAAGAAGAAAAGCAAGAGAGCATTGGATTTGAGAAATGCAAAGAATTCTGCTGGATCAGCTGCGGACACAATAGACAAT GTTCGACGGACCAGATCAAGGAAGGCGCAAACATAA
- the LOC123079892 gene encoding sister chromatid cohesion protein PDS5 homolog A-B isoform X2 yields the protein MSGSPGQVVSEVGKRLAQPRLGKDALVKLLKQAESALSELSQSSSLHDALRPLSKSLVQNTLLSHKDKDVRLLVAVCFIEVMRILAPDPPFTDEIFKEIFRLFISEFSRLADIGSPYLTRRMKILENVAALRCSVIMVDTGCQDLVLDMAKIFFSAAKQGLQQCVHQAMLSIMTQILNEKVTQPLLDVIFRNLVKEDKGGAHKLAVDIIQNCAEKLEHIVRIFLTSCILSKDAPVNEHRKLHHKIILEIFQCAPQMLFAVIPCLTHELLSDQVDIRLEAVHLIGKLLVFSNLRFGQENQILFTEFLKRFSDKSAEVRIAAIDAAKACYIAASSGNVAQKVLSKTTTFICGYYMRITMCKHPFHVDILFLLAESLEGRLLDFDDKVRIRAVYAVCDLAKSNLSSFPSELILQAAERLRDKKISVRKNVMHKLVELYRDYCEKCSKGTAAINTHYEQIPAKLIVLCFDKDCESFRPHNMGLIFAEELFPSPLSPKERAMHWVEFFSYFKSQHVKALHAIFSQKRRLQLELQAYLSLRAKKEESSDEIQKKICASLRKMSASFTDISKVEDCFEILHQMKDNNIFKDLTEISKEGTTFATVRSIRDSFLKRIGNKHQIYSFCKELSTKLSHSLFNWEMICAILEVLFSCRNELTHYAESACDLLLLVAMVFPSLFRGSEEYLLKLFSEDSVLINEKSLQMLAYLAKSPCKLSINFSSDVYLLLEQKCIEGTRAESKYAISAIASLIQSPDDKKFAKLCKKVVGGLHDNHNIPTLLQSLGLILEYSPSMYTSYDDQFINFVQRVFVSPEFVSTPELSPSNENSACSFSCKLKIYCLKALVKSCLPTTTARDRIENFFKMLLDIIREEFTPITICENDKPYLRLAAGKSVLRLATRWDSLISPELFRTALLMARDSSYIVRKSFIHKLFGLLKKHAIPVRYACAFALASTDCCGDVRTESLRYLTEVVKEQRGVSVHQNKTSNDSIVEHPAYAVLFLIHTLAYDEEFRFNFCEKETGSAEFWSPLIVMLRELVEIEDLSQTKHGSATSSVSILLGIFRAVQKAEDVIDSDITHKLHILSKIGLLMIKELDKHCKTSDSPRHILLPSSYYRLSRSERKADECCQLDLITDTFVKRILKAHEPYNQQEDTTCSTITERVSKESAPKRQTRSSSNKPLFGQFVSGHEQGKTKKSSVQAKDVPKKNYLDILEKDNVSSCGSAGTKLSSPGSLGLTNEADSRDLKTISSKDTMSTEDFPDCHLRDCELDEDVGDCDGNFVKRPFSSNKTAVAALKKKSKRALDLRNAKNSAGSAADTIDNVRRTRSRKAQT from the exons atGTCTGGCTCGCCGGGGCAAGTCGTGAGCGAGGTCGGGAAGCGCCTCGCGCAGCCGCGCCTCGGCAAGGACGCCCTCGTCAAGCTCCTCAAG CAAGCTGAAAGTGCTTTATCAGAGTTGAGTCAGTCCTCCTCTCTGCATGATGCTCTACGTCCTTTGAGTAAATCACTGGTCCAGAACACTTTACTTAGCCACAAGGACAAGGATGTCAGACTTCTTGTTGCTGTCTGCTTCATTGAAGTTATGCGAATCCTTGCACCTGATCCACCTTTTACTGACGAAATATTTAAG GAAATATTTAGGCTCTTCATCAGCGAATTTTCACGGCTTGCAGACATTGGAAGTCCATATCTTACGAGAAGGATGAAAATACTGGAGAATGTTGCTGCGCTTAGATGCTCTGTAATTATGGTTGACACTGGTTGTCAGGACTTGGTTCTTGATATGGCCAAAATATTCTTCTCGGCAGCAAA GCAAGGTCTTCAGCAATGTGTGCACCAGGCTATGCTATCAATAATGACACAGATATTAAATGAAAAAGTTACTCAGCCTCTTCTGGATGTGATTTTCCGCAATTTAGTAAAAGAGGACAAG GGAGGAGCCCACAAGCTTGCCGTTGACATCATTCAAAACTGTGCTGAGAAATTGGAGCACATAGTTCGAATTTTTTTGACATCATGCATTTTGAGCAAGGATGCACCGGTTAATGAACACAGGAAGCTGCATCATAAAATTATTCTGGAAATATTCCAGTGCGCACCCCAGATGCTTTTTGCTGTTATTCCATGCTTAACTCATGAGCTCCTG AGTGACCAGGTTGATATCCGACTGGAGGCAGTGCACCTGATTGGGAAGCTTCTTGTCTTCTCTAATCTTCGCTTTGGTCAAGAAAACCAGATATTATTTACTGAATTCTTGAAGAGATTCTCTGACAAATCTGCAGAAGTAAGAATTGCTGCAATTGATGCAGCAAAAGCATGCTACATTGCTGCATCATCTGGAAATGTAGCACAGAAAGTTCTCAGTAAGACTACTACTTTTATCTGTGGTTACTATATGCGCATTACCATGTGTAAGCATCCTTTTCATGTGGATATTTTGTTCCTTTTGGCAGAATCTCTTGAAGGAAGGTTATTGGATTTTGATGACAAAGTGAGGATCAGAGCTGTTTATGCAGTTTGTGATTTAGCCAAATCAAATCTAAGCTCATTTCCTTCTGAGTTGATATTACAAGCAGCAGAGAGGCTACGTGACAAAAAG ATATCTGTCAGAAAGAATGTAATGCATAAGTTGGTGGAGCTGTATCGAGATTACTGTGAGAAATGCTCCAAAGGAACCGCGGCAATTAATACTCACTATGAACAAATCCCAGCTAAACTTATTGTTCTCTGTTTTGACAAAGATTGTGAATCTTTCAG GCCACACAATATGGGGCTTATTTTTGCTGAAGAACTCTTTCCATCACCACTTTCTCCAAAAGAAAGAGCAATGCATTGGGTTGAGTTTTTTTCTTATTTCAAATCACAACATGTTAAGGCTTTGCATGCCATCTTTTCTCAGAAAAGAAG GTTGCAACTGGAGTTGCAAGCATATTTATCACTTCGAGCAAAGAAG GAAGAATCTTCAGATGAAATACAGAAGAAAATTTGTGCGTCATTAAGGAAGATGTCCGCTTCCTTTACAGATATCTCTAAAGTTGAAGACTGCTTTGAGATTTTGCACCAGATGAAGGATAATAACATATTTAAGGATTTGACTGAAATAAGCAAAGAGGGCACTACTTTTGCAACAGTTCGATCAATCAGA GATTCATTTCTCAAGAGAATTGGTAACAAACACCAAATTTACAGCTTCTGCAAAGAACTGTCTACAAAACTCTCGCATTCACTATTTAATTGGGAGATGATTTGTGCCATTTTGGAGGTTCTTTTCTCCTGCAGAAATGAATTAACCCATTATGCAGAGTCCGCATGTGATCTTTTACTG CTAGTTGCAATGGTGTTTCCATCATTATTCAGAGGCTCAGAGGAGTACTTGCTAAAGTTGTTCTCCGAAGACTCAGTCCTGATAAATGAGAAGAGTCTCCAAATGTTGGCATATTTGGCAAAATCACCGTGTAAATTATCTATTAATTTCAG TAGTGATGTCTACCTCTTACTGGAGCAAAAGTGTATTGAAGGAACACGTGCTGAATCGAAATATGCCATTTCTGCAATTGCTTCACTGATCCAGTCTCCAGATGACAAGAAATTTGCCAAATTATGTAAG AAAGTTGTTGGTGGTCTACATGATAACCATAATATCCCAACTCTATTACAGTCGTTGGGCTTAATATTGGAGTATtctccttccatgtatacatcatatgacgaCCAATTTATCAATTTTGTTCAACGTGTTTTTGTCTCACCTGAG TTTGTTTCAACTCCGGAACTGTCACCCTCCAATGAAAATTCTGCATGCAGTTTCTCTTGCAAACTGAAG ATTTATTGTCTCAAAGCACTTGTCAAAAGTTGTTTACCAACAACTACTGCCCGTGATCGAATAGAGAATTTCTTTAAGATGCTGTTGGATATAATTCGCGAAGAATTCACGCCCATTACTATATG TGAAAATGATAAGCCATATCTTAGACTGGCTGCTGGGAAATCTGTACTACGACTAGCTACAAGATGGGATTCACTCATTTCTCCAGAATTATTTCGCACTGCCCTTCTCATGGCAAGG GATTCTTCATATATTGTTCGCAAGTCATTCATTCACAAACTTTTTGGCCTTTTGAAGAAGCATGCAATACCTGTTAGATATGCATGTGCTTTTGCATTGGCATCAACTGATTGCTGTGGAGATGTTCGTACTGAA TCGCTTAGGTACTTAACTGAAGTGGTAAAAGAGCAAAGAGGAGTTTCTGTTCATCAGAACAAAACCAGCAATGACTCGATTGTAGAACACCCAGCATATGCTGTCCTTTTCTTGATCCATACGCTTGCATATGATGAGGAGTTTCGTTTTAACTTTTGTGAAAAGGAGACTGGCTCGGCTGAGTTTTGGAG CCCACTTATTGTGATGTTGAGAGAGCTAGTTGAAATAGAGGATCTAAGCCAAACCAAGCATGGCTCCGCCACAAGCTCTGTATCCATTCTTTTGGGCATCTTTCGTGCTGTTCAAAAGGCTGAGGATGTGATTGATTCTGACATCACTCAT AAACTGCACATTCTCTCAAAAATTGGTTTGCTTATGATAAAAGAACTTGATAAGCATTGCAAGACATCAGATTCTCCACGCCATATTCTCCTGCCCTCATCTTATTATAGGTTGTCTCGGAGTGAGAGAAAAGCGGAT GAATGCTGCCAACTAGATTTAATTACTGATACTTTTGTGAAGAGAATTCTAAAAGCTCATGAACCTTATAACCAACAG GAGGATACTACATGCTCTACTATTACTGAGAGGGTATCTAAAGAATCTGCTCCTAAAAGGCAAACTCGTTCCTCATCAAACAAACCATTATTTGGACAGTTTGTAAGTGGTCATGAGCAAGGGAAAACGAAGAAAAGTTCAGTCCAGGCGAAAGATGTCCCCAAGAAAAATTACCTGGATATCTTGGAAAAAGACAACGTGTCATCTTGTGGTTCCGCCGGCACAAAGCTGTCATCTCCAGGGTCTTTGGGTTTGACTAATGAAGCTGATTCTAGAGATCTGAAGACGATATCTTCAAAGGACACCATGTCAACAGAG gACTTTCCTGACTGTCATCTCAGAGATTG TGAACTAGACGAAGATGTTGGTGATTGTGATGGTAATTTTGTGAAGCGTCCTTTCTCCAGCAACAAAACAG CAGTGGCTGCCCTCAAGAAGAAAAGCAAGAGAGCATTGGATTTGAGAAATGCAAAGAATTCTGCTGGATCAGCTGCGGACACAATAGACAAT GTTCGACGGACCAGATCAAGGAAGGCGCAAACATAA